TGCTTCAGATGCCCCGCGGGGGCTCTTTATTACCTTTGAGGGCGGCGAAGCTGCCGGCAAATCCACCCAGGTACGGCTGTTGCAGAAAGCGTGTATTGAAGCCGGATTGCAGGTGTTAGTTACGTTCGAACCGGGCGACAGCGCCCTCGGCAAAGAATTGCGCCGGCAGGTGATGAACGGGCCGCAGGATGTAGATCCGCGCACTGAGGCGCTGCTGTACGCCGCCGACCGTGCCTATCACGTGGCCACCAAGATTAGGCCGGCGCTGCAGGCGGGCAAAGTCGTTATTTGTGATCGGTACATCGATTCTTCGGTAGCCTATCAAGGAATGGGCCGCGATCTGGGGGAACAAGAGATTAGACAGCTAAGCGAATGGGCTACGGACGGCCTAAATCCAGACATCACCGTCCTTCTTGACTTAGATCTAGACACCGCCGCCCACCGCTTAGCTGAACGCGGTATGGGCCAGGACCGGATCGAGGGCGCGGGGCGAGCCTTTCACAAACAGGTACGTGCCGCTTTCCTAAATATGGCCCAGGAATCGAACGGGCGGATCTGCCGCATTGACGGATCTAAAACGGTAGAAGAAGTAAAAGAGGACATCTTTAGCGTCCTCGAGCAGTTGCCGTGGTTTGTCCAGCGAGGCATTGAGCTACCGCGGGAGGCGAAGTAGTGAGCGTTTGGGATCAGCTCGTCGGCCAAGAACAGCAGGTGCAGGTATTGCAGAAGGCTGCTTCTGCTGCCAGGCAAATTGTGTGTCAGCGGGGCAGTG
The genomic region above belongs to Winkia neuii and contains:
- the tmk gene encoding dTMP kinase — protein: MTANLAQNASDAPRGLFITFEGGEAAGKSTQVRLLQKACIEAGLQVLVTFEPGDSALGKELRRQVMNGPQDVDPRTEALLYAADRAYHVATKIRPALQAGKVVICDRYIDSSVAYQGMGRDLGEQEIRQLSEWATDGLNPDITVLLDLDLDTAAHRLAERGMGQDRIEGAGRAFHKQVRAAFLNMAQESNGRICRIDGSKTVEEVKEDIFSVLEQLPWFVQRGIELPREAK